In Phragmites australis chromosome 16, lpPhrAust1.1, whole genome shotgun sequence, one DNA window encodes the following:
- the LOC133896182 gene encoding uncharacterized protein LOC133896182 isoform X2: MEDNRITRISVTWRGKQLDVDADPSCTVKEFGQLLQDLTSVKPDTLKLIVPQSANKGSKLITPFLDLHSSLTLNEAGISEGKPIRMMGVFDDEIEEVSDNGKKPDLRIIGFDEEEQRLRQRSSVMPQISLKLPQGQYIFCDFRTLHLPGIELCCWCQHKWRVGIMTEMAPVGYVGISPKCILGFNKNMGEEISLRLRTDDLKGFRKYESIKKTLLHELAHMVHSEHDANFFALNKQLNEEAASLNWTKSRGHMLSGRKIFDSYEDAFVLEPSTTVTGHRLGGESSLLASARALSGAAAYERFLNASAKGDHISGTEIEHNPDDVSQDFVQGNVKVEPDPDDNDAMHVDTAIETSGSLGSRSLAGQHTIGYSEPKPDGVGKQSSVGCLEPDPDDSSNVNVLNQELSIDGWHHSEPDPDDGTGEFVLESGNKMEVESELRNNITVLKSEPDPDDSSNATVNQELSINGKHGGEPDPDDTTCRAVLESGNEMEVVTEQSRNSTILIAEPDPDDHAGDSNSNELQRIEEPVAALFARLQKAIEMLRLQATPAEADAAIQTLFKIIKNVIEHPNDTKYRRLRKSNPHFQRSVTNYKAAMEVLELIGFCEDVVSDEIGRAETYLVLKRNDLGLLWLAKSSLEVSLA; this comes from the exons ATGGAAGACAACAGAATAACTCGAATTTCAGTCACTTGGAGAGGCAAACAGCTTGATGTGGATGCAGATCCAAGCTGTACGGTGAAAGAATTTGGGCAACTTCTGCAGGATTTGACTAGTGTTAAACCAGATACATTGAAGCTCATTGTTCCACAATCTGCAAACAAAGGTTCCAAGCTAATCACGCCTTTTTTGGATTTGCATTCAAGCTTGACGCTGAATGAAGCGGGTATTAGTGAG GGAAAACCTATCAGAATGATGGGTGTTTTTGATGATGAAATTGAGGAAGTATCTGACAATGGCAAAAAGCCAGATCTACGTATAATTGGATTTGATGAGGAAGAACAACGGCTTAGGCAACGATCATCAGTCATGCCGCAAATTTCACTCAAACTTCCTCAGGGGCAATACATCTTCTGTGATTTTCGGACACTTCACTTACCTGGTATTGAG CTTTGTTGTTGGTGTCAGCATAAATGGCGAGTGGGAATCATGACCGAAATGGCTCCTGTTGGATATGTAGGCATCAGTCCAAAATGCATTTTAGGCTTCAATAAG AACATGGGAGAGGAAATATCACTTCGTTTACGAACTGATGACTTGAAGGGATTCAGGAAGTATGAAAGTATCAAGAAAACTCTACTTCATGAACTT GCACATATGGTGCACTCTGAGCATGATGCAAATTTTTTTGCTCTTAATAAACAG TTGAATGAGGAAGCTGCTTCCTTGAACTGGACCAAGTCAAGAGGTCATAtgttgagtggtcgcaaaatcTTTGATTCCTATGAAGATGCATTTGTTCTGGAACCAAGCACAACTGTTACTGGTCACAGGCTTGGGGGAGAGTCAAGTTTGCTGGCAAGTGCTCGTGCATTGTCAGGGGCTGCTGCTTATGAGCGTTTCTTGAATGCATCTGCAAAGGGAGATCACATATCAGGCACAGAAATTGAACATAATCCAGATGATGTTTCTCAAGATTTTGTTCAGGGAAATGTGAAGGTGGAGCCAGATCCAGATGATAATGATGCCATGCATGTAGATACAGCAATTGAGACATCAGGGTCCCTGGGTTCTAGATCATTGGCAGGACAACATACCATTGGTTACTCTGAGCCTAAACCTGATGGTGTTGGCAAGCAAAGCTCTGTTGGATGCCTAGAACCTGATCCTGACGACTCCTCAAATGTTAATGTTCTTAACCAGGAGCTGAGTATTGATGGATGGCACCATAGTGAACCTGACCCTGATGATGGTACTGGTGAATTTGTTCTGGAATCTGGAAACAAGATGGAAGTGGAGAGTGAACTGAGAAACAACATCACAGTTTTGAAGTCTGAACCTGACCCTGATGATTCCTCGAATGCTACTGTGAACCAGGAGCTGAGCATCAATGGGAAGCATGGTGGAGAACCTGATCCTGATGATACTACTTGTCGAGCTGTTTTGGAATCTGGAAATGAGATGGAAGTGGTAACAGAGCAGAGTAGAAACTCCACGATTTTGATAGCTGAACCTGATCCTGATGACCATGCTGGTGATTCAAACAGCAATGAGCTGCAAAGGATTGAAGAACCAGTAGCAGCCCTCTTTGCACGACTTCAGAAGGCCATTGAAATGCTCCGGTTGCAAGCAACACCTGCAGAGGCAGATGCGGCTATCCAAACACTCTTTAAGATTATCAAGAATGTGATAGAGCACCCAAATGATACTAAATACAGGAGATTGCGTAAG TCCAATCCACATTTCCAAAGGAGTGTGACAAACTATAAAG CCGCAATGGAGGTCCTTGAATTGATCGGCTTCTGCGAGGATGTCGTCTCAGACGAGATTGGGCGTGCGGAGACTTACTTGGTATTGAAAAGGAACGATCTTGGATTGCTATGGCTTGCAAAGTCCTCTCTTGAAGTCTCCCTGGCTTGA
- the LOC133896182 gene encoding uncharacterized protein LOC133896182 isoform X1, whose protein sequence is MEDNRITRISVTWRGKQLDVDADPSCTVKEFGQLLQDLTSVKPDTLKLIVPQSANKGSKLITPFLDLHSSLTLNEAGISEGKPIRMMGVFDDEIEEVSDNGKKPDLRIIGFDEEEQRLRQRSSVMPQISLKLPQGQYIFCDFRTLHLPGIELNPPPSEALKRMHMLACDPGIIAIMNKHKWRVGIMTEMAPVGYVGISPKCILGFNKNMGEEISLRLRTDDLKGFRKYESIKKTLLHELAHMVHSEHDANFFALNKQLNEEAASLNWTKSRGHMLSGRKIFDSYEDAFVLEPSTTVTGHRLGGESSLLASARALSGAAAYERFLNASAKGDHISGTEIEHNPDDVSQDFVQGNVKVEPDPDDNDAMHVDTAIETSGSLGSRSLAGQHTIGYSEPKPDGVGKQSSVGCLEPDPDDSSNVNVLNQELSIDGWHHSEPDPDDGTGEFVLESGNKMEVESELRNNITVLKSEPDPDDSSNATVNQELSINGKHGGEPDPDDTTCRAVLESGNEMEVVTEQSRNSTILIAEPDPDDHAGDSNSNELQRIEEPVAALFARLQKAIEMLRLQATPAEADAAIQTLFKIIKNVIEHPNDTKYRRLRKSNPHFQRSVTNYKAAMEVLELIGFCEDVVSDEIGRAETYLVLKRNDLGLLWLAKSSLEVSLA, encoded by the exons ATGGAAGACAACAGAATAACTCGAATTTCAGTCACTTGGAGAGGCAAACAGCTTGATGTGGATGCAGATCCAAGCTGTACGGTGAAAGAATTTGGGCAACTTCTGCAGGATTTGACTAGTGTTAAACCAGATACATTGAAGCTCATTGTTCCACAATCTGCAAACAAAGGTTCCAAGCTAATCACGCCTTTTTTGGATTTGCATTCAAGCTTGACGCTGAATGAAGCGGGTATTAGTGAG GGAAAACCTATCAGAATGATGGGTGTTTTTGATGATGAAATTGAGGAAGTATCTGACAATGGCAAAAAGCCAGATCTACGTATAATTGGATTTGATGAGGAAGAACAACGGCTTAGGCAACGATCATCAGTCATGCCGCAAATTTCACTCAAACTTCCTCAGGGGCAATACATCTTCTGTGATTTTCGGACACTTCACTTACCTGGTATTGAG CTGAATCCCCCACCTTCAGAAGCACTGAAAAGAATGCACATGCTTGCATGTGACCCTGGTATAATTGCGATCATGAACAAG CATAAATGGCGAGTGGGAATCATGACCGAAATGGCTCCTGTTGGATATGTAGGCATCAGTCCAAAATGCATTTTAGGCTTCAATAAG AACATGGGAGAGGAAATATCACTTCGTTTACGAACTGATGACTTGAAGGGATTCAGGAAGTATGAAAGTATCAAGAAAACTCTACTTCATGAACTT GCACATATGGTGCACTCTGAGCATGATGCAAATTTTTTTGCTCTTAATAAACAG TTGAATGAGGAAGCTGCTTCCTTGAACTGGACCAAGTCAAGAGGTCATAtgttgagtggtcgcaaaatcTTTGATTCCTATGAAGATGCATTTGTTCTGGAACCAAGCACAACTGTTACTGGTCACAGGCTTGGGGGAGAGTCAAGTTTGCTGGCAAGTGCTCGTGCATTGTCAGGGGCTGCTGCTTATGAGCGTTTCTTGAATGCATCTGCAAAGGGAGATCACATATCAGGCACAGAAATTGAACATAATCCAGATGATGTTTCTCAAGATTTTGTTCAGGGAAATGTGAAGGTGGAGCCAGATCCAGATGATAATGATGCCATGCATGTAGATACAGCAATTGAGACATCAGGGTCCCTGGGTTCTAGATCATTGGCAGGACAACATACCATTGGTTACTCTGAGCCTAAACCTGATGGTGTTGGCAAGCAAAGCTCTGTTGGATGCCTAGAACCTGATCCTGACGACTCCTCAAATGTTAATGTTCTTAACCAGGAGCTGAGTATTGATGGATGGCACCATAGTGAACCTGACCCTGATGATGGTACTGGTGAATTTGTTCTGGAATCTGGAAACAAGATGGAAGTGGAGAGTGAACTGAGAAACAACATCACAGTTTTGAAGTCTGAACCTGACCCTGATGATTCCTCGAATGCTACTGTGAACCAGGAGCTGAGCATCAATGGGAAGCATGGTGGAGAACCTGATCCTGATGATACTACTTGTCGAGCTGTTTTGGAATCTGGAAATGAGATGGAAGTGGTAACAGAGCAGAGTAGAAACTCCACGATTTTGATAGCTGAACCTGATCCTGATGACCATGCTGGTGATTCAAACAGCAATGAGCTGCAAAGGATTGAAGAACCAGTAGCAGCCCTCTTTGCACGACTTCAGAAGGCCATTGAAATGCTCCGGTTGCAAGCAACACCTGCAGAGGCAGATGCGGCTATCCAAACACTCTTTAAGATTATCAAGAATGTGATAGAGCACCCAAATGATACTAAATACAGGAGATTGCGTAAG TCCAATCCACATTTCCAAAGGAGTGTGACAAACTATAAAG CCGCAATGGAGGTCCTTGAATTGATCGGCTTCTGCGAGGATGTCGTCTCAGACGAGATTGGGCGTGCGGAGACTTACTTGGTATTGAAAAGGAACGATCTTGGATTGCTATGGCTTGCAAAGTCCTCTCTTGAAGTCTCCCTGGCTTGA
- the LOC133896182 gene encoding uncharacterized protein LOC133896182 isoform X3 encodes MEDNRITRISVTWRGKQLDVDADPSCTVKEFGQLLQDLTSVKPDTLKLIVPQSANKGSKLITPFLDLHSSLTLNEAGISEGKPIRMMGVFDDEIEEVSDNGKKPDLRIIGFDEEEQRLRQRSSVMPQISLKLPQGQYIFCDFRTLHLPGIELNPPPSEALKRMHMLACDPGIIAIMNKHKWRVGIMTEMAPVGYVGISPKCILGFNKNMGEEISLRLRTDDLKGFRKYESIKKTLLHELAHMVHSEHDANFFALNKQLNEEAASLNWTKSRGHMLSGRKIFDSYEDAFVLEPSTTVTGHRLGGESSLLASARALSGAAAYERFLNASAKGDHISGTEIEHNPDDVSQDFVQGNVKVEPDPDDNDAMHVDTAIETSGSLGSRSLAGQHTIGYSEPKPDGVGKQSSVGCLEPDPDDSSNVNVLNQELSIDGWHHSEPDPDDGTGEFVLESGNKMEVESELRNNITVLKSEPDPDDSSNATVNQELSINGKHGGEPDPDDTTCRAVLESGNEMEVVTEQSRNSTILIAEPDPDDHAGDSNSNELQRIEEPVAALFARLQKAIEMLRLQATPAEADAAIQTLFKIIKNVIEHPNDTKYRRLRKPQWRSLN; translated from the exons ATGGAAGACAACAGAATAACTCGAATTTCAGTCACTTGGAGAGGCAAACAGCTTGATGTGGATGCAGATCCAAGCTGTACGGTGAAAGAATTTGGGCAACTTCTGCAGGATTTGACTAGTGTTAAACCAGATACATTGAAGCTCATTGTTCCACAATCTGCAAACAAAGGTTCCAAGCTAATCACGCCTTTTTTGGATTTGCATTCAAGCTTGACGCTGAATGAAGCGGGTATTAGTGAG GGAAAACCTATCAGAATGATGGGTGTTTTTGATGATGAAATTGAGGAAGTATCTGACAATGGCAAAAAGCCAGATCTACGTATAATTGGATTTGATGAGGAAGAACAACGGCTTAGGCAACGATCATCAGTCATGCCGCAAATTTCACTCAAACTTCCTCAGGGGCAATACATCTTCTGTGATTTTCGGACACTTCACTTACCTGGTATTGAG CTGAATCCCCCACCTTCAGAAGCACTGAAAAGAATGCACATGCTTGCATGTGACCCTGGTATAATTGCGATCATGAACAAG CATAAATGGCGAGTGGGAATCATGACCGAAATGGCTCCTGTTGGATATGTAGGCATCAGTCCAAAATGCATTTTAGGCTTCAATAAG AACATGGGAGAGGAAATATCACTTCGTTTACGAACTGATGACTTGAAGGGATTCAGGAAGTATGAAAGTATCAAGAAAACTCTACTTCATGAACTT GCACATATGGTGCACTCTGAGCATGATGCAAATTTTTTTGCTCTTAATAAACAG TTGAATGAGGAAGCTGCTTCCTTGAACTGGACCAAGTCAAGAGGTCATAtgttgagtggtcgcaaaatcTTTGATTCCTATGAAGATGCATTTGTTCTGGAACCAAGCACAACTGTTACTGGTCACAGGCTTGGGGGAGAGTCAAGTTTGCTGGCAAGTGCTCGTGCATTGTCAGGGGCTGCTGCTTATGAGCGTTTCTTGAATGCATCTGCAAAGGGAGATCACATATCAGGCACAGAAATTGAACATAATCCAGATGATGTTTCTCAAGATTTTGTTCAGGGAAATGTGAAGGTGGAGCCAGATCCAGATGATAATGATGCCATGCATGTAGATACAGCAATTGAGACATCAGGGTCCCTGGGTTCTAGATCATTGGCAGGACAACATACCATTGGTTACTCTGAGCCTAAACCTGATGGTGTTGGCAAGCAAAGCTCTGTTGGATGCCTAGAACCTGATCCTGACGACTCCTCAAATGTTAATGTTCTTAACCAGGAGCTGAGTATTGATGGATGGCACCATAGTGAACCTGACCCTGATGATGGTACTGGTGAATTTGTTCTGGAATCTGGAAACAAGATGGAAGTGGAGAGTGAACTGAGAAACAACATCACAGTTTTGAAGTCTGAACCTGACCCTGATGATTCCTCGAATGCTACTGTGAACCAGGAGCTGAGCATCAATGGGAAGCATGGTGGAGAACCTGATCCTGATGATACTACTTGTCGAGCTGTTTTGGAATCTGGAAATGAGATGGAAGTGGTAACAGAGCAGAGTAGAAACTCCACGATTTTGATAGCTGAACCTGATCCTGATGACCATGCTGGTGATTCAAACAGCAATGAGCTGCAAAGGATTGAAGAACCAGTAGCAGCCCTCTTTGCACGACTTCAGAAGGCCATTGAAATGCTCCGGTTGCAAGCAACACCTGCAGAGGCAGATGCGGCTATCCAAACACTCTTTAAGATTATCAAGAATGTGATAGAGCACCCAAATGATACTAAATACAGGAGATTGCGTAAG CCGCAATGGAGGTCCTTGAATTGA